The nucleotide window GACGAGGCCGGGCGCGTGGCCGACGAAGCCCGCCGCCACGGGGTGCGCGCCGAGGTGTTCGGCGCCGACCTCTCGGTGCCCGCGAACGCCGGCAAACTGGTCGAGGACGTGCTGGCCGCCTTCGGGCGCCTTGACGTGCTGGTGAACAACGCCGGCGTGACCCGCGACGGCCTCGCCGTGCGGATGAAGGACGAGGACTGGGACCTAGTCATCCAGACCAACCTGTCGAGCGCCTTCGCCGCCTGCCGCGCGGCCCTCAAGCACATGATGCGGGCGCGGACCGGGCGCATCGTCAACGTGGCCTCGGTGGTGGGGCTCACCGGCAATCCGGGGCAGGCCAACTACGTCGCCAGCAAGGCCGGCCTCATCGGCCTGACCAAGGCGCTCGCCAAGGAGTACGGTGGCCGGGGCGTCACCGTGAACGCGGTCGCGCCGGGCTTCATCGAGTCCGACATGACAGCCACCCTCCCGGAGGGCGTGCAGAAGGGCTACCTAGCGAATATCCCGCTGGCGCGCTTCGGGCAGCCCGAGGAGGTCGCGGCGGTCGTGGCCTTTCTGGCGAGCGAGGGCGCGGCCTACGTGACCGGCCAGACCATCGGCGTGGACGGCGGCCTCAACCCCCACTGAGGCCCCCTGGCCGGACGGCTGGGCTTGGACCCCGTTCAGGCAAAGGGGAGAAGCGGCGCCGGCGCGTGTAGACTGGCGCAGAATTCAGGTTCTAGAAGGAGGAACTGACATGGCAACTTTTGACGACGTGAAAGATGTGATTGTGGAAAAGCTGGGTGTGGACGCGGACAAGGTGGTCCCCGAGGCCCGTTTCGTCGAGGATCTGGGCGCGGATAGCCTGGAGACCGTCGAGCTGATCATGGGTCTGGAAGACAAGTTCGGCGTGACCATTCCCGACGAGGAAGCCGAGAGCATCCGCACCGTGCAGGCCGCCATCGACTACATCGAAAGCAAGCAGTAAGCCGGCTGCGCCGCTGAGCGGGAACCGCGTGTTCCGGCCGGCGGCGGACCGGGCAGGGCAGGGGGGCGAGGGAGGCGCGGCGCGACAGAGGCCCGCCCTTCGCCCCATTTCCCATTTTCCTTGGGCGCTGGCCGGTGGGGGCTGGCGGCCCGGACCCCAGGAGGCAAGGCAC belongs to Deinococcus sp. Leaf326 and includes:
- the fabG gene encoding 3-oxoacyl-[acyl-carrier-protein] reductase, with amino-acid sequence MTDSQIAASQNSSTPDAPPRKVALVTGSSRGLGRATLLRLAQDGFDVAVHYGRNADEAGRVADEARRHGVRAEVFGADLSVPANAGKLVEDVLAAFGRLDVLVNNAGVTRDGLAVRMKDEDWDLVIQTNLSSAFAACRAALKHMMRARTGRIVNVASVVGLTGNPGQANYVASKAGLIGLTKALAKEYGGRGVTVNAVAPGFIESDMTATLPEGVQKGYLANIPLARFGQPEEVAAVVAFLASEGAAYVTGQTIGVDGGLNPH
- the acpP gene encoding acyl carrier protein; translated protein: MATFDDVKDVIVEKLGVDADKVVPEARFVEDLGADSLETVELIMGLEDKFGVTIPDEEAESIRTVQAAIDYIESKQ